A single region of the Aptenodytes patagonicus chromosome 7, bAptPat1.pri.cur, whole genome shotgun sequence genome encodes:
- the CAPRIN1 gene encoding caprin-1 isoform X1 — protein sequence MPSATNSTMASSSGKAGPGGEAAPAAAAAPQASGGSITSVQTEAMKQILGVIDKKLRNLEKKKSKLDDYQERMNKGERLNQDQLDAVSKYQEVTNNLEFAKELQRSFMALSQDIQKTIKKTARREQLMREEAEQKRLKTVLELQFILDKLGDDEVRNDLKQGSNGVPVLTEEELTMLDEFYKLVYPERDMNMRLNEQYEQASVHLWDLLEGKEKTVCGTTYKALKEIVERILQTSYFDSTHNHQNGLCEEEEAAPAPAVEDTVAEAEPDPAEEFTEPTEVESTEYVNRQFMAETQFSSSEKEQVDEWTVETVEVVNSLQQQTQATSPPVPEPHTLTTVAQADPLVRRQRVQDLMAQMQGPYNFMQDSMLEFENQTLDPAIVSAQPMNPAQNLDMPQMVCPPVHAESRLAQPNQVPVQPEATQVPLVSSTSEGYTASQPMYQPSHTTEQRPQKESIDQIQASMSLNADQTPSSSSLPTASQPQVFQAGSSKPLHSSGINVNAAPFQSMQTVFNMNAPVPPVNEPETLKQQNQYQASYSQSFSNQPHQVEQSDLQQEQLQTVVGTYHGSPDQTHQVAGNHQQPPQQNTGFPRNSQPYYNSRGVSRGGSRGARGLMNGYRGPANGFRGGYDGYRPSFSNTPNSGYTQPQFNAPRDYSNYQRDGYQQNFKRGSGQSGPRGAPRGRGGPPRPNRGMPQMNAQQVN from the exons ATGCCCTCGGCTACCAACAGCACTATGGCGAGCAGCAGCGGGAAGGCGGGCCCGGGCGGTGAGGCTgccccggcagcggcggccgccccgcagGCATCGGGCGGCAGCATCACCTCGGTGCAAACCGAGGCCATGAAGCAGATCCTGGGAGTGATCGACAAAAAGCTGCGcaacctggagaagaaaaag agcaaACTTGATGATTACCAGGAACGAATGAACAAGGGAGAACGTCTGAATCAAGATCAActg gatgcGGTGTCAAAATACCAGGAAGTGACAAATAATCTGGAATTTGCTAAAGAACTGCAGAGGAGTTTTATGGCTCTGAGCCAAGAC atccagaaaacaataaaaaagacagCTCGCAGGGAGCAACTGATGCGAGAAGAAGCTGAGCAGAAGCGTTTAAAGACCGTACTAGAGCTACAGTTTATTTTGGACAAGTTGGGTGATGATGAAGTGCGCAACGACTTGAAACAAGGATCGAACGGAGTACCAGTACTGACAGAGGAGGAACTGACAATGCTGGATGAGTTTTACAAGCTAGTTTACCCTGAACGAGACATGAACATGAG gttgaatGAGCAGTATGAGCAAGCATCTGTTCACCTGTGGGACTtactggaagggaaggaaaaaacagtttgtGGAACAACCT ATAAAGCGCTAAAGGAGATCGTTGAACGTATTCTTCAAACTAGTTACTTTGATAGCACCCATAACCATCAGAATGGATTATGTgaggaagaagaagcagcacccgCACCTGCAGTAGAAGACACTGTAGCAGAAGCTG AACCTGATCCAGCGGAAGAATTTACTGAACCAACTGAAGTTGAATCAACTGAG tatgtaAACAGACAATTCATGGCAGAGACTCAGTTCAGCAGTAGTGAGAAGGAACAGGTAGATGAGTGGACAGTTGAAACGGTTGAG GTTGTAAATTCGCTGCAGCAACAGACACAAGCTACATCTCCTCCAGTTCCTGAACCTCACACGCTTACTACCGTGGCTCAAGCAGATCCTCTTGTTAGAAGACAGCGAGTACAGGACCTTATGGCGCAGATGCAGGGCCCATACAACTTCATGCAG gactCTATGCTGGAGTTTGAGAACCAAACACTTGATCCTGCCATTGTATCTGCACAGCCCATGAATCCAGCGCAGAATTTGGACATGCCACAAATGGTTTGCCCTCCAG TTCATGCTGAGTCAAGACTTGCCCAGCCTAATCAAGTTCCTGTGCAACCAGAAGCTACACAG GTTCCCTTGGTTTCTTCTACAAGTGAGGGATATACAGCATCCCAACCCATGTATCAGCCTTCTCACACAACAGAGCAACGGCCACAGAAAGAATCAATTGACCAGATTCAG gCTTCAATGTCACTGAATGCAGACCAGAccccatcatcatcatcacttcCCACTGCATCCCAGCCGCAGGTGTTCCAGGCTGGATCTAGCAAACCTTTGCATAGCAGCGGAATCAATGTTAATGCAGCTCCATTCCAATCCATGCAAACA GTATTCAACATGAATGCGCCTGTTCCTCCTGTTAATGAGCCAGAAACCCTTAAGCAGCAAAATCAGTACCAGGCCAGTTACAGCCAGAGTTTCTCCAATCAGCCTCACCAAGTAGAACAATCAGATCTTCAGCAAGAGCAACTCCAGACAG TGGTTGGTACTTACCATGGTTCCCCGGACCAGACTCATCAAGTGGCGGGTAACCACCAGCAACCTCCCCAACAGAATACTGGATTTCCACGTAACAGTCAGCCTTACTACAACAGTCGAGGAGTGTCTCGTGGTGGATCACGTGGGGCTCGTGGCTTAATGAACGGTTACAGGGGACCGGCAAATGGATTTAGAG GAGGATATGATGGCTACCGTCCTTCCTTTTCCAACACTCCAAACAGTGGTTACACGCAGCCCCAATTTAATGCTCCTCGGGATTATTCAAACTACCAGCGG GATGGATATCAACAGAATTTCAAACGTGGCTCTGGACAAAGTGGACCTCGGGGAGCTCCTAGGG GTCGTGGAGGGCCCCCAAGACCAAACAGAGGGATGCCTCAAATGAATGCTCAGCAAGTGAATTAA
- the CAPRIN1 gene encoding caprin-1 isoform X2, whose amino-acid sequence MPSATNSTMASSSGKAGPGGEAAPAAAAAPQASGGSITSVQTEAMKQILGVIDKKLRNLEKKKSKLDDYQERMNKGERLNQDQLDAVSKYQEVTNNLEFAKELQRSFMALSQDIQKTIKKTARREQLMREEAEQKRLKTVLELQFILDKLGDDEVRNDLKQGSNGVPVLTEEELTMLDEFYKLVYPERDMNMRLNEQYEQASVHLWDLLEGKEKTVCGTTYKALKEIVERILQTSYFDSTHNHQNGLCEEEEAAPAPAVEDTVAEAEPDPAEEFTEPTEVESTEVVNSLQQQTQATSPPVPEPHTLTTVAQADPLVRRQRVQDLMAQMQGPYNFMQDSMLEFENQTLDPAIVSAQPMNPAQNLDMPQMVCPPVHAESRLAQPNQVPVQPEATQVPLVSSTSEGYTASQPMYQPSHTTEQRPQKESIDQIQASMSLNADQTPSSSSLPTASQPQVFQAGSSKPLHSSGINVNAAPFQSMQTVFNMNAPVPPVNEPETLKQQNQYQASYSQSFSNQPHQVEQSDLQQEQLQTVVGTYHGSPDQTHQVAGNHQQPPQQNTGFPRNSQPYYNSRGVSRGGSRGARGLMNGYRGPANGFRGGYDGYRPSFSNTPNSGYTQPQFNAPRDYSNYQRDGYQQNFKRGSGQSGPRGAPRGRGGPPRPNRGMPQMNAQQVN is encoded by the exons ATGCCCTCGGCTACCAACAGCACTATGGCGAGCAGCAGCGGGAAGGCGGGCCCGGGCGGTGAGGCTgccccggcagcggcggccgccccgcagGCATCGGGCGGCAGCATCACCTCGGTGCAAACCGAGGCCATGAAGCAGATCCTGGGAGTGATCGACAAAAAGCTGCGcaacctggagaagaaaaag agcaaACTTGATGATTACCAGGAACGAATGAACAAGGGAGAACGTCTGAATCAAGATCAActg gatgcGGTGTCAAAATACCAGGAAGTGACAAATAATCTGGAATTTGCTAAAGAACTGCAGAGGAGTTTTATGGCTCTGAGCCAAGAC atccagaaaacaataaaaaagacagCTCGCAGGGAGCAACTGATGCGAGAAGAAGCTGAGCAGAAGCGTTTAAAGACCGTACTAGAGCTACAGTTTATTTTGGACAAGTTGGGTGATGATGAAGTGCGCAACGACTTGAAACAAGGATCGAACGGAGTACCAGTACTGACAGAGGAGGAACTGACAATGCTGGATGAGTTTTACAAGCTAGTTTACCCTGAACGAGACATGAACATGAG gttgaatGAGCAGTATGAGCAAGCATCTGTTCACCTGTGGGACTtactggaagggaaggaaaaaacagtttgtGGAACAACCT ATAAAGCGCTAAAGGAGATCGTTGAACGTATTCTTCAAACTAGTTACTTTGATAGCACCCATAACCATCAGAATGGATTATGTgaggaagaagaagcagcacccgCACCTGCAGTAGAAGACACTGTAGCAGAAGCTG AACCTGATCCAGCGGAAGAATTTACTGAACCAACTGAAGTTGAATCAACTGAG GTTGTAAATTCGCTGCAGCAACAGACACAAGCTACATCTCCTCCAGTTCCTGAACCTCACACGCTTACTACCGTGGCTCAAGCAGATCCTCTTGTTAGAAGACAGCGAGTACAGGACCTTATGGCGCAGATGCAGGGCCCATACAACTTCATGCAG gactCTATGCTGGAGTTTGAGAACCAAACACTTGATCCTGCCATTGTATCTGCACAGCCCATGAATCCAGCGCAGAATTTGGACATGCCACAAATGGTTTGCCCTCCAG TTCATGCTGAGTCAAGACTTGCCCAGCCTAATCAAGTTCCTGTGCAACCAGAAGCTACACAG GTTCCCTTGGTTTCTTCTACAAGTGAGGGATATACAGCATCCCAACCCATGTATCAGCCTTCTCACACAACAGAGCAACGGCCACAGAAAGAATCAATTGACCAGATTCAG gCTTCAATGTCACTGAATGCAGACCAGAccccatcatcatcatcacttcCCACTGCATCCCAGCCGCAGGTGTTCCAGGCTGGATCTAGCAAACCTTTGCATAGCAGCGGAATCAATGTTAATGCAGCTCCATTCCAATCCATGCAAACA GTATTCAACATGAATGCGCCTGTTCCTCCTGTTAATGAGCCAGAAACCCTTAAGCAGCAAAATCAGTACCAGGCCAGTTACAGCCAGAGTTTCTCCAATCAGCCTCACCAAGTAGAACAATCAGATCTTCAGCAAGAGCAACTCCAGACAG TGGTTGGTACTTACCATGGTTCCCCGGACCAGACTCATCAAGTGGCGGGTAACCACCAGCAACCTCCCCAACAGAATACTGGATTTCCACGTAACAGTCAGCCTTACTACAACAGTCGAGGAGTGTCTCGTGGTGGATCACGTGGGGCTCGTGGCTTAATGAACGGTTACAGGGGACCGGCAAATGGATTTAGAG GAGGATATGATGGCTACCGTCCTTCCTTTTCCAACACTCCAAACAGTGGTTACACGCAGCCCCAATTTAATGCTCCTCGGGATTATTCAAACTACCAGCGG GATGGATATCAACAGAATTTCAAACGTGGCTCTGGACAAAGTGGACCTCGGGGAGCTCCTAGGG GTCGTGGAGGGCCCCCAAGACCAAACAGAGGGATGCCTCAAATGAATGCTCAGCAAGTGAATTAA